A single Sulfurimonas sp. hsl 1-7 DNA region contains:
- a CDS encoding DUF1919 domain-containing protein, with amino-acid sequence MRIEFARKIEKFVKAKINRLFIKEDDFSIISNNCWGTFLYKKYGIPYKSPFVNLLLFAPDYIKLVKNFSIETLEKLSFIEHSESKFKDELIRIGIYEDNYPIGVIDQKYEVHFLHYKTKEDAYDKWMRRIKRINPNKLVFKFSDGDLFEEWMGKEFCNLPYKNKIMFTSKELPEVDCNVYLPEFASKGRVRDEWKYSAKYFNSNDFINGLK; translated from the coding sequence ATGAGAATAGAATTTGCAAGAAAAATAGAAAAATTTGTAAAAGCTAAAATAAATCGATTATTTATAAAGGAAGATGATTTTTCAATTATATCAAATAATTGTTGGGGTACTTTTCTTTATAAAAAATATGGAATTCCATATAAGTCACCTTTTGTAAATTTGCTTCTTTTTGCACCTGATTACATAAAGTTAGTGAAAAACTTTTCAATAGAAACTTTAGAAAAACTAAGTTTTATTGAACACTCTGAGTCAAAATTTAAAGATGAACTTATTCGTATTGGTATTTATGAAGATAATTATCCAATTGGTGTTATTGATCAAAAATATGAAGTTCACTTCCTCCATTACAAAACAAAAGAAGATGCATATGACAAATGGATGAGAAGAATAAAAAGGATAAATCCTAATAAACTAGTATTTAAATTTAGTGATGGTGATCTTTTTGAAGAGTGGATGGGTAAAGAATTTTGCAATTTACCATATAAAAATAAGATTATGTTTACATCTAAAGAACTTCCGGAAGTTGATTGTAATGTATACTTACCAGAATTTGCATCTAAAGGACGAGTACGTGATGAGTGGAAATACTCTGCAAAATATTTTAATTCCAATGATTTTATAAATGGGTTAAAGTAG
- a CDS encoding lipopolysaccharide kinase InaA family protein, with product MHKYILNKKNEEFSDFILNIRTFFSKNTESIHKARNELKIINYKDTNVVVKSFKVPNLVRRFIYTFLRDSKAKKSYDNSLKIGSFTPEPIGYIEFYKNFLLADSYFIAKKFDYDFTIKEPIVNQDFPNREKIFQELAQFTFQLHQNNIFHKDFSPGNILIKQEEEKYIFKIVDINRMTFKRLSIQERFKNFSKLWMRDKDMEIIAKEYAKLLKEDETKCIDLAIDYSRALKRKINMKKRLKGIEVVD from the coding sequence ATGCATAAATATATATTAAATAAAAAAAATGAAGAATTTAGCGACTTTATTCTCAATATTAGAACTTTTTTTTCCAAGAATACTGAGAGTATCCATAAAGCAAGGAATGAATTAAAAATAATTAATTACAAAGATACAAATGTTGTAGTTAAATCTTTTAAGGTCCCAAATTTAGTTCGAAGATTTATATACACTTTTTTGAGAGATTCAAAAGCAAAAAAATCTTATGACAATTCATTAAAAATTGGAAGCTTCACACCGGAACCAATAGGATATATTGAATTTTACAAAAATTTTTTATTAGCAGATAGTTATTTTATAGCAAAAAAATTTGATTATGATTTTACTATCAAAGAGCCTATAGTTAATCAAGACTTTCCAAACAGAGAAAAGATTTTTCAAGAACTAGCACAATTCACATTTCAACTACACCAAAACAATATTTTTCATAAAGACTTTAGTCCAGGAAATATCTTAATAAAACAAGAAGAAGAAAAATATATTTTTAAAATAGTAGATATCAATAGAATGACATTTAAGCGACTTAGTATTCAAGAACGATTTAAAAATTTTTCAAAACTTTGGATGCGCGATAAAGATATGGAAATAATTGCTAAAGAATATGCAAAACTTTTAAAAGAAGATGAAACTAAATGTATTGATTTAGCTATAGACTATTCCAGAGCATTAAAAAGAAAAATCAATATGAAAAAACGATTAAAAGGAATCGAAGTTGTTGATTAG
- a CDS encoding polysaccharide deacetylase family protein yields the protein MLISVMYHHVNSDRCSNDLNMLKQHLKYISKNFTSVFPTFEKLPKKPICLVFDDGYYDFYKYIYPLLKEFNLKALLAVVPKYILPDTDKNELSRLNHEHNELFNEYKNATFCTYKELKEMNDSGLVQIVSHSYNHKNLLEENIDLDEELIKSKNEIEEHLGIKVESFVFPFGKYNQIVLDETLKHYKYAFRIGNGLNKDFHGINNVIYRIDGDFLNAPDEIFLNKNILKYKFKSFIKRIIGNS from the coding sequence TTGTTGATTAGTGTAATGTATCATCATGTAAATAGTGATAGATGTAGTAATGACTTAAATATGTTAAAACAACATCTAAAATACATAAGTAAAAATTTCACAAGTGTATTTCCTACATTTGAAAAACTTCCCAAAAAACCAATTTGTCTTGTATTTGATGATGGCTACTATGACTTTTATAAGTATATCTATCCACTTCTTAAAGAATTTAATCTCAAGGCCTTATTAGCTGTAGTTCCTAAATACATTTTACCAGATACTGACAAAAATGAGCTCTCAAGACTTAATCATGAGCATAATGAACTTTTTAACGAATATAAAAATGCTACATTTTGTACATACAAAGAATTAAAAGAGATGAATGATAGCGGACTTGTTCAGATTGTTTCCCATTCCTACAATCATAAAAACCTACTTGAAGAAAATATTGATTTAGATGAAGAACTTATTAAATCTAAAAATGAAATTGAAGAACATCTTGGTATAAAAGTAGAAAGTTTTGTTTTTCCTTTTGGTAAATATAATCAAATAGTCTTAGATGAAACACTTAAACATTACAAATATGCTTTTCGAATAGGTAATGGACTAAATAAAGATTTTCATGGTATAAATAATGTCATCTATAGAATTGATGGTGATTTCTTAAATGCACCAGATGAAATCTTTTTGAATAAAAACATATTAAAATACAAATTTAAATCTTTCATTAAACGTATAATTGGAAATTCATGA
- a CDS encoding glycosyltransferase family 2 protein, producing MNNISVVVLTKNNEVTIERTLKSLENFEDVVVYDNGSSDQTMEIVKRFSNVNLIEGEFNGFGWTKNQAASFAKNEWILIIDSDEVVDEQLFQTLQSKELNPDTVYQLNFKAFYKDIQVRYCGWNNQKIKRLYNKTKTSYNANDVHEDIITDGFTIELLNGNVEHYSYQSIEQFVNKANRYSTLFAKNNVGKKSSSPAKACFNGAYSFIKTYIFKQGFRDGYVGLIIAYSHMVTNFYKYIKLYELNKELKGD from the coding sequence ATGAATAATATATCTGTAGTAGTTCTTACAAAAAATAATGAAGTGACAATAGAAAGAACTCTTAAAAGTCTTGAAAATTTTGAAGATGTCGTAGTTTATGATAACGGTTCATCTGATCAAACAATGGAGATTGTAAAAAGATTTTCAAATGTCAACCTTATTGAAGGTGAATTCAACGGTTTCGGCTGGACAAAAAACCAAGCAGCCTCTTTTGCAAAAAATGAGTGGATCCTAATAATTGACAGTGATGAAGTTGTAGATGAACAACTCTTTCAAACACTTCAATCTAAAGAGCTCAATCCAGATACAGTATATCAACTTAACTTCAAAGCTTTTTACAAAGATATTCAGGTGAGATACTGCGGTTGGAATAACCAGAAGATCAAAAGACTCTATAACAAAACGAAAACTTCTTACAATGCCAATGATGTTCACGAAGATATCATAACAGATGGTTTTACGATCGAACTATTAAATGGAAACGTAGAACACTATAGTTACCAGTCAATCGAACAATTTGTCAATAAAGCAAATAGATACTCAACTCTTTTTGCAAAGAACAATGTTGGGAAAAAATCTTCATCCCCTGCAAAAGCATGTTTTAACGGAGCATATTCATTTATAAAAACTTATATTTTCAAGCAGGGTTTCCGTGACGGGTATGTAGGGCTTATTATCGCTTATTCTCACATGGTAACTAACTTTTACAAGTACATCAAACTCTATGAACTTAACAAAGAGTTAAAAGGAGACTAA